A single Desulfovibrio gilichinskyi DNA region contains:
- a CDS encoding FAD-dependent oxidoreductase produces the protein MITSSILVLFGLGFFAAVILAVASKILFVKEDPRIALLENALPGVNCGGCGYAGCSGAANAVVDGKSGSNVCVIGGLEAAKAVAAVMGLEVVEMEPELAFRDCTGGKRAEELYRYEGAKDCRAQALLYNGSKTCPEGCLGFGTCVSVCPFDAIHMGPEGLPVVDPLACRSCRKCVDACPRNVLSIISMSERLLHQEEVNDCLAPCRQKCPGQINIPKYIELAGKGDYAGAVNTIRERNPLLLVCGRICPRPCEAACRRTHVDEPVGINMIKRFVADWEMKNNLRLEIPCAKETGHRVAVIGGGPAGLSCAYFLRRLGHSPTIFESMPALGGQLRYGIPEYRLPKKDLDWEIQGILDLGMEVRTDIKFGIDFTIQGLQKEGFEAFFMGLGAWSSGNLRIEGEEAEGVLSGIDMLTAIGLNKPPEVGPKVLVVGGGSTAIDTARTSIRLGCDVTIIYRRTQNEMPAHVDEINDAQEEGVKFVFLTAPTRVIIGEDGHATHLECIKMKLGEPDDSGRCRPIPIEGTEVRYPADTIISAIGQKPSLSCFYSEDSEECPIDFTRWKTVNADPDTLQTSVPNVFAGGDLFSGPDLVISAVGAGRRAARSIHFLLTKGEIPVADNIMRKLIPYTLFKDVDGVDNKCRATMPHLCEGSYRISTFSEVEGALSEEQLKLEASRCLRCGLICYDRDVPLAEIVTARVGEKVE, from the coding sequence ATGATTACATCATCAATACTTGTTCTTTTCGGATTAGGCTTTTTCGCGGCTGTGATTCTTGCTGTGGCTTCCAAAATTCTATTCGTAAAAGAAGATCCGCGCATAGCACTGCTTGAAAATGCTCTCCCCGGGGTAAACTGCGGAGGATGTGGATACGCCGGTTGCAGCGGAGCTGCCAACGCTGTTGTCGATGGTAAATCCGGCTCCAATGTCTGTGTAATCGGCGGGCTTGAAGCCGCCAAGGCCGTTGCGGCAGTTATGGGACTTGAAGTTGTAGAAATGGAACCGGAACTTGCCTTCAGAGACTGCACCGGAGGCAAGCGAGCTGAAGAATTGTACCGTTATGAAGGAGCTAAGGATTGCCGCGCGCAGGCTCTACTCTACAACGGAAGCAAAACATGCCCCGAAGGATGCTTAGGGTTCGGCACATGCGTATCCGTCTGCCCGTTTGATGCGATTCATATGGGTCCGGAAGGCTTACCTGTTGTTGATCCACTTGCTTGCAGATCATGCCGGAAATGCGTTGATGCCTGCCCGCGGAATGTCCTTTCAATTATTTCTATGAGTGAAAGACTCCTGCATCAGGAAGAAGTTAACGATTGCCTTGCGCCGTGTCGTCAAAAATGTCCGGGACAGATTAATATTCCAAAATACATCGAGCTGGCCGGAAAAGGAGATTACGCCGGAGCAGTGAATACAATCCGTGAACGCAATCCATTACTTCTTGTATGTGGACGAATATGTCCCCGCCCCTGTGAAGCCGCTTGCCGCAGGACACATGTTGATGAGCCTGTCGGAATCAATATGATCAAAAGATTTGTTGCAGACTGGGAAATGAAAAACAATCTTCGCCTCGAAATCCCCTGTGCTAAAGAGACAGGTCATAGAGTTGCAGTTATCGGCGGCGGGCCAGCCGGACTTTCATGCGCGTACTTCCTGCGCAGGCTCGGACACAGCCCTACAATTTTTGAATCCATGCCAGCACTCGGCGGGCAGCTCCGCTACGGCATACCTGAATACAGACTGCCTAAAAAAGATTTAGACTGGGAAATTCAAGGAATTCTTGATTTAGGAATGGAAGTCCGCACAGATATAAAATTCGGAATTGATTTCACTATTCAAGGTCTCCAAAAAGAAGGTTTTGAAGCCTTCTTTATGGGACTTGGTGCATGGTCAAGCGGCAACCTCAGAATTGAAGGAGAAGAGGCAGAAGGAGTCCTCAGCGGAATAGACATGCTCACAGCGATCGGCCTTAATAAACCTCCTGAGGTCGGCCCGAAAGTTTTAGTTGTCGGAGGCGGCAGCACTGCAATTGATACGGCAAGAACAAGCATAAGACTCGGCTGTGACGTAACTATCATCTATCGCCGTACGCAAAATGAAATGCCGGCCCATGTTGACGAAATTAATGATGCGCAGGAAGAAGGCGTTAAGTTTGTATTTTTAACAGCTCCTACCAGGGTAATTATCGGTGAAGACGGTCACGCCACTCACCTCGAATGTATAAAGATGAAACTTGGCGAACCTGATGATTCAGGACGCTGTAGACCTATTCCGATAGAGGGGACGGAGGTCAGGTACCCTGCCGATACTATTATCTCGGCGATTGGGCAAAAACCTTCTCTTTCATGCTTTTACTCGGAAGACTCGGAAGAATGTCCGATCGACTTCACCCGTTGGAAAACTGTAAACGCCGATCCTGACACCCTGCAAACATCTGTCCCTAATGTTTTTGCAGGAGGAGACCTGTTCAGCGGCCCCGATCTTGTTATTTCAGCAGTAGGGGCAGGACGCCGGGCTGCGCGATCTATCCACTTTTTATTAACAAAAGGTGAAATACCTGTAGCCGATAATATTATGCGGAAATTAATTCCCTATACACTTTTTAAAGATGTGGACGGGGTTGATAATAAATGTCGTGCCACAATGCCTCATCTTTGCGAGGGTTCTTACAGGATTTCAACGTTTAGTGAAGTGGAAGGAGCTTTGTCTGAAGAACAGCTTAAGCTGGAAGCATCACGCTGCCTACGCTGCGGTTTGATATGCTATGACAGAGATGTTCCCCTTGCTGAGATTGTGACTGCAAGAGTTGGTGAAAAAGTAGAATAA
- a CDS encoding electron transport complex protein RnfA: MKEYFLLFISAIFINNIVLAQYLGNCPFIGTSKKISVAIGMGSAVVFVATLAASITWAVQQYLLTPLGLEYLQTLTFILVIAALVQFVEMFLKKAVPPLYKALGIFLPLITTNCAVMGIAIICQREEFTFVKTVAFSFASGIGFMVALIVLSAIREKIEVSRVPKALKGTPVALIMVGLMSLAFFAFKGMI; encoded by the coding sequence ATGAAAGAATATTTTCTCCTTTTCATATCAGCCATATTTATAAATAACATTGTTCTGGCCCAATACCTCGGCAACTGTCCGTTTATCGGGACATCCAAAAAAATTTCTGTGGCAATAGGCATGGGCAGCGCAGTTGTTTTTGTTGCCACACTGGCGGCTTCAATAACATGGGCAGTCCAGCAATATCTGCTGACTCCACTAGGGCTTGAATATCTGCAAACTTTAACCTTTATTCTGGTAATTGCCGCGCTGGTACAATTCGTTGAAATGTTTTTAAAAAAAGCTGTCCCCCCGCTATACAAAGCACTCGGAATATTTCTACCGCTGATCACAACAAACTGCGCAGTTATGGGTATAGCCATCATTTGTCAGCGCGAAGAATTTACTTTCGTTAAAACGGTAGCTTTTTCTTTTGCATCAGGAATCGGTTTCATGGTCGCACTGATTGTACTATCCGCAATACGTGAAAAAATTGAGGTTTCCAGAGTGCCTAAAGCACTTAAAGGAACCCCTGTTGCTCTAATTATGGTAGGTCTCATGTCTTTAGCGTTTTTTGCGTTCAAAGGAATGATCTGA
- the rsxE gene encoding electron transport complex subunit RsxE — MSRLWKEFSKGLWTDLAPFKIVLGLCPILAVTKSADNGFGMGIAVIFVLTLSNIFVSAVRKIIPPKVRIACFIVIAASLVVAVELLMQAYAYPLYQQLGIFVPLIVVNCIILGRAEAFASKNTILLSAADGLGIGIGYTMSLTVLGSLRELLGYGTLFGIQIMPETFKPFKFMIEAPGAFVCLGILLAAMNAFTNSQRRKKGQAVLDNPTHDCKTCGICGQ; from the coding sequence ATGAGCAGATTATGGAAAGAATTTTCTAAAGGATTATGGACCGATCTTGCTCCGTTTAAAATAGTTCTCGGTCTGTGTCCTATTCTGGCTGTTACTAAAAGTGCCGACAACGGATTCGGAATGGGAATAGCTGTAATTTTCGTACTGACACTTTCAAATATCTTTGTGTCCGCTGTCAGAAAAATTATTCCTCCGAAAGTCCGTATAGCCTGTTTCATTGTTATCGCCGCTTCATTAGTTGTTGCGGTTGAATTGCTGATGCAGGCATATGCATATCCGCTCTATCAGCAACTGGGTATTTTTGTTCCGCTCATTGTTGTTAACTGTATTATTCTCGGGCGCGCGGAAGCCTTTGCATCTAAAAACACCATACTTCTTTCAGCTGCTGACGGACTGGGAATAGGAATAGGGTACACCATGTCTCTTACAGTTCTCGGAAGCCTGCGTGAACTTTTAGGATATGGAACTCTTTTCGGAATTCAAATCATGCCTGAAACATTTAAACCGTTCAAATTTATGATCGAGGCTCCGGGAGCATTCGTATGTTTAGGAATTCTTCTAGCAGCCATGAACGCTTTTACAAACAGTCAAAGACGCAAAAAAGGACAGGCCGTGCTCGATAATCCCACTCATGACTGCAAAACATGCGGCATATGCGGACAGTAA
- the rnfG gene encoding RnfABCDGE type electron transport complex subunit G, which yields MNETFKMIVVLSLLCGLSGFTLATLKDATENKIEEQVMTYVQGPAIDKVLKGFSNSPVKDRKKFEIPGTDKQITVFPAIKDNKLFGVALETSAKGFGGDVGVMVGFNIDKLNLLGIGITTMKETPGIGARVATHGFTDQFNGHSASVELSSKGGTINGIAGATISSTASVEAVKKAINIFNQIKPQINTAWTKGS from the coding sequence ATGAATGAAACCTTTAAAATGATCGTAGTTCTTTCACTCTTATGCGGGTTGTCAGGGTTTACCCTTGCAACCCTGAAAGATGCTACTGAAAATAAAATTGAAGAACAGGTCATGACCTATGTGCAAGGACCTGCAATCGATAAAGTTCTAAAAGGATTTAGTAATTCTCCGGTTAAAGATCGCAAAAAATTTGAGATTCCCGGGACAGATAAACAGATAACTGTTTTCCCTGCGATTAAAGATAATAAACTTTTCGGTGTGGCTCTTGAAACCTCTGCAAAAGGTTTCGGCGGAGATGTCGGTGTAATGGTAGGCTTTAATATTGATAAACTTAATCTTTTAGGCATCGGCATTACTACCATGAAAGAAACTCCCGGCATTGGTGCAAGAGTTGCTACTCATGGATTTACGGATCAGTTCAACGGTCACTCAGCATCAGTTGAGCTCTCTTCAAAGGGGGGGACCATTAACGGCATTGCAGGGGCAACTATTTCGTCAACTGCGTCGGTTGAAGCAGTAAAAAAAGCAATTAATATTTTCAACCAAATCAAACCGCAAATCAATACGGCATGGACAAAGGGGTCTTGA
- a CDS encoding RnfABCDGE type electron transport complex subunit D — protein sequence MKPISGSPVLTVSSSPHIHCGRTIKGTSFEILLALLPAAGFAIWHSNILAMRVLALSCVVAVLTEAICLRIMKREIESDNYTALLCGLMFGFLIAPSSPWWLVTVGSSFSMILGRMVFGGLGGSPLCAPLVGWAICKVSWPDLMDFDMTMLGSELTYPLSQLKNFGPETLSEYSLKSLLLGFQLGGSGAAQSGPILLGGLYLLSRKIIRPDIPFAFIAGVTFTAATFYAISPLDYCSPIYHLLCGSTLFGAFFLATDGSSSPVGHIPMIAFGFIAGVLVIIIRIYGIYPDGVPFAILLANLATPLLEKIRPKPFGGITNVHLQR from the coding sequence ATGAAACCCATAAGCGGATCTCCAGTTTTAACTGTTTCAAGTTCTCCACACATTCACTGCGGGCGGACTATTAAAGGAACTTCTTTCGAAATACTGCTGGCTCTACTCCCCGCAGCCGGATTCGCTATCTGGCACAGCAATATACTTGCAATGAGAGTTCTTGCGCTGTCATGCGTGGTTGCGGTCCTGACAGAAGCTATCTGCCTGCGAATAATGAAACGTGAAATTGAATCCGACAACTACACAGCTCTGCTCTGCGGCCTGATGTTCGGATTTCTCATAGCTCCAAGTTCCCCGTGGTGGCTTGTAACAGTCGGCAGTTCATTTTCAATGATACTTGGAAGAATGGTATTCGGAGGTCTTGGAGGTTCCCCGTTATGCGCTCCGCTGGTAGGCTGGGCCATCTGCAAAGTTTCATGGCCTGATCTGATGGATTTTGACATGACAATGCTGGGATCTGAGCTGACCTACCCGCTAAGTCAGCTCAAAAATTTCGGTCCTGAAACACTAAGTGAGTATTCCTTAAAATCATTATTATTAGGATTCCAGCTCGGCGGATCAGGAGCGGCGCAATCAGGTCCTATTCTTCTCGGCGGGTTATATCTGTTGAGCCGCAAAATTATCCGGCCCGACATTCCTTTCGCATTTATTGCAGGGGTAACTTTCACCGCAGCAACTTTTTATGCAATATCCCCTCTTGATTACTGCTCACCGATTTATCACCTGCTATGCGGGAGCACATTATTCGGAGCTTTCTTTCTTGCAACCGACGGTTCCTCTTCCCCTGTGGGGCATATCCCGATGATTGCTTTCGGATTTATTGCCGGAGTTCTGGTCATAATCATAAGAATTTACGGAATCTATCCTGACGGAGTTCCGTTCGCCATACTGCTTGCGAACCTTGCAACGCCACTGCTCGAAAAAATCAGACCCAAGCCCTTCGGCGGAATAACCAATGTACACTTGCAGAGGTAA
- a CDS encoding 4Fe-4S dicluster domain-containing protein has product MNPIFSLIPSERGPVLKIREQLLNSALLISLEITGLEPLTTAGELVAKGQKIAFDPYNKLPSVHSSVSGKVLEVKKDFILIEEHGDLVAEPLAFNTTDSSSMLADLRNAGIDVSRFKQGCTLIINTVPAETGIDGHRFLIEEFNHIMCEGLDFLKKALSPKASAIAVPQGMAWTLPGCTAHEIKPVYPNGLPAMIIKTVTGKEMPAGVCVVDAATLYRIGRTVHGKQPVTEIMIKVGNTLFQTPVGTTVGLLVSKAGYTLSEGDRVVLGGPLSGRAVYSLNHGISADTQGITVIAGDKEPVTKDSPCVGCGECVIRCPARLMPNMISRHAEFGLFENTKAYFIGSCFECGLCAYWCTAKRPLLQYIRLAKKELFSKPILEDLRK; this is encoded by the coding sequence ATGAATCCTATTTTTTCACTTATTCCATCAGAACGCGGTCCGGTGCTGAAAATAAGAGAGCAGCTCTTAAATTCCGCGTTGCTGATATCTCTGGAAATAACTGGGCTGGAACCGCTTACCACGGCGGGGGAACTTGTCGCAAAAGGACAAAAAATTGCTTTTGATCCTTATAATAAACTCCCATCAGTTCACTCTTCAGTGTCTGGTAAAGTACTTGAAGTAAAAAAAGATTTTATCCTCATTGAAGAGCATGGCGACCTTGTTGCAGAACCGTTAGCGTTTAACACCACCGACAGCTCTTCCATGCTCGCAGATCTTAGAAATGCAGGAATTGACGTCAGTCGTTTTAAACAAGGATGCACTCTGATCATCAACACCGTTCCGGCAGAAACCGGAATAGACGGGCATAGATTTTTAATCGAAGAATTTAATCACATAATGTGTGAAGGGTTGGATTTTCTTAAGAAAGCCCTTTCGCCGAAAGCTTCAGCCATCGCCGTACCGCAGGGCATGGCATGGACTCTGCCCGGTTGCACCGCGCATGAAATAAAGCCGGTCTATCCCAACGGATTACCTGCTATGATCATTAAAACTGTAACCGGAAAAGAAATGCCTGCCGGAGTTTGCGTTGTAGACGCTGCGACTCTTTACAGAATAGGGAGGACCGTTCACGGCAAACAGCCGGTAACTGAAATTATGATCAAAGTCGGCAACACCCTCTTCCAGACTCCAGTCGGCACAACCGTCGGGCTATTGGTAAGTAAAGCCGGATATACGCTATCAGAAGGTGATAGAGTTGTTCTAGGCGGTCCTTTATCAGGAAGAGCTGTCTACTCACTAAACCACGGAATTTCAGCGGATACGCAGGGAATAACAGTTATTGCAGGTGACAAAGAGCCCGTAACTAAAGACTCACCATGTGTAGGATGCGGAGAATGTGTAATCAGATGTCCGGCTAGACTTATGCCTAATATGATCTCCAGACACGCTGAATTCGGACTTTTTGAAAATACTAAAGCGTATTTCATCGGTTCATGTTTTGAATGCGGGCTTTGCGCTTATTGGTGCACGGCTAAGCGTCCCTTGCTGCAATATATAAGACTGGCCAAAAAAGAACTTTTCAGCAAACCGATACTTGAAGACCTTCGGAAATAA
- a CDS encoding cytochrome c3 family protein, with the protein MQKKFFPIIIITVLLLGLAATGYMTSTQKQKVPVRILFKNSGGKVIFKHLKHHRLYEISCDKCHHERKTANNEPLPCGSCHPESFDKDFVRNHINSFPDNTYCVKCHHAELGKLNFDHEAHEERADDNCQACHHGQEIEDELQKCSNCHTNAGTKEIPSIRNAAHARCVKCHADQFKDGLKGCNPCHKMKDMTHYKGDTTACAQCHQKPGKDLVMNRMSAFHDQCMVCHGELKKGPYKDNDCDKCHLR; encoded by the coding sequence GTGCAAAAAAAGTTCTTTCCTATCATAATTATTACTGTGCTGTTGCTGGGACTTGCTGCTACCGGATACATGACTTCAACGCAGAAACAAAAAGTTCCGGTTAGAATTTTATTCAAAAACAGTGGCGGGAAAGTAATCTTCAAACATCTAAAGCACCACCGGCTTTACGAAATATCATGCGATAAATGCCACCACGAGCGTAAAACAGCTAACAACGAACCTCTTCCCTGCGGCTCATGCCATCCTGAATCTTTTGACAAAGACTTCGTTCGCAATCACATAAATTCCTTTCCGGACAACACCTACTGCGTAAAATGCCACCATGCAGAGCTTGGCAAACTTAATTTCGATCACGAAGCTCACGAAGAACGTGCTGACGACAACTGTCAGGCTTGCCACCATGGGCAGGAAATAGAAGATGAACTTCAGAAATGTTCGAATTGCCATACCAACGCGGGAACCAAAGAAATTCCGAGTATAAGAAATGCGGCGCACGCCCGCTGCGTGAAATGTCACGCAGATCAGTTCAAAGACGGTCTTAAAGGGTGTAATCCATGTCATAAAATGAAAGACATGACCCATTACAAAGGCGACACCACTGCATGTGCACAGTGCCACCAAAAACCGGGGAAAGATTTAGTTATGAATCGTATGAGTGCATTCCATGATCAATGTATGGTATGCCACGGGGAACTTAAAAAAGGCCCGTATAAAGATAATGATTGTGACAAGTGTCATTTAAGATAA
- a CDS encoding alkaline phosphatase → MTFYRKGRHLMLLFVCAVLLTAIPAHAKTKSVAVYKGAPAKYVFLFIGDGMGIPQRAAAEAFLGKQLVMNSFPAQGMTTTYAADRFITGSAAAGTAIASGQKTNIGMLGMNPSQKDVKSIAEVARDKGMKVGIVSSVSIDHATPAAFYAHVPTRGQYYDIDVALAESNFDFFAGGGLKDPSNKKNNSKNFKGDALKMIKDAGYKVITDKNDFMALKPSDGKVVAWNAWLQDAKALPYVMDMRPEDITLPEFTQKAIEMLDNSKGFFLMVEGGKIDWACHANDAAAFIRNTVSFDDSIEKAVEFAKKHPSDTLIVITGDHECGGLTLGFAGTKYGSYYDSLNKQDVSFQKFTDEVVKLWKSEHKGDVNFDDIKPTITNYFGLKFEGDYKKDPMVVKPYQLAMLKDAYVRTMKDDDSSSPELYNMYGGYDPLTTTITHVLDNNAGLGWTSFQHTGIPIATSAMGLGATSFNGYYDNTDIALKIMSVMGVSPRVYSRSEHVKIAAK, encoded by the coding sequence ATGACTTTTTATCGTAAAGGTAGACATTTAATGTTGTTGTTCGTCTGTGCTGTTCTTCTTACAGCAATTCCGGCACATGCTAAAACCAAATCAGTAGCGGTTTATAAAGGTGCTCCTGCTAAATATGTATTTCTCTTCATCGGTGACGGAATGGGAATCCCGCAGAGAGCTGCTGCTGAAGCCTTTTTGGGTAAACAGTTAGTTATGAACAGTTTTCCGGCACAGGGAATGACAACAACCTATGCTGCTGACAGATTTATCACAGGTTCCGCCGCAGCCGGAACTGCTATTGCGAGTGGACAGAAAACCAACATCGGAATGCTCGGTATGAACCCAAGCCAGAAAGATGTTAAATCCATTGCAGAAGTTGCTCGTGATAAAGGAATGAAAGTCGGTATTGTTTCAAGTGTTTCAATAGACCATGCGACTCCGGCAGCATTTTATGCTCATGTTCCTACCCGCGGTCAGTATTACGATATTGATGTAGCTCTTGCTGAAAGCAATTTTGATTTTTTTGCAGGCGGCGGACTTAAAGATCCATCTAACAAGAAAAATAATTCTAAAAATTTCAAGGGCGATGCTCTTAAAATGATCAAAGATGCCGGGTATAAAGTTATAACCGATAAAAATGATTTTATGGCTCTTAAGCCTTCTGACGGCAAAGTTGTTGCATGGAATGCATGGTTGCAGGACGCAAAAGCTCTTCCTTATGTAATGGATATGCGTCCTGAAGATATTACTCTTCCTGAGTTCACCCAGAAAGCGATTGAAATGCTTGATAACTCTAAAGGGTTTTTCCTGATGGTTGAAGGCGGAAAAATCGACTGGGCATGTCATGCTAACGATGCTGCAGCATTTATCCGCAACACTGTTTCTTTTGATGATTCAATCGAAAAAGCTGTTGAATTTGCGAAAAAACATCCTTCAGATACTCTTATTGTTATTACCGGTGACCATGAATGCGGTGGTTTGACTCTCGGTTTTGCCGGAACTAAATACGGTTCTTACTATGATTCTCTTAACAAGCAGGATGTATCATTTCAGAAGTTTACCGATGAAGTTGTTAAACTTTGGAAGAGTGAGCATAAGGGCGACGTGAATTTTGATGACATTAAACCGACCATTACGAATTACTTCGGACTTAAGTTTGAAGGTGATTACAAAAAAGATCCTATGGTTGTTAAACCTTACCAGCTTGCAATGCTTAAAGATGCTTACGTCCGTACTATGAAAGATGATGATTCCAGTAGCCCCGAACTTTATAATATGTATGGCGGTTATGATCCATTAACCACTACAATCACACATGTTCTGGATAATAATGCCGGACTTGGATGGACTTCCTTTCAGCATACCGGAATTCCGATTGCAACTTCTGCAATGGGCTTAGGAGCTACTTCATTTAACGGTTACTATGACAATACTGATATAGCTCTGAAAATTATGTCAGTAATGGGTGTTTCTCCACGCGTTTATTCAAGAAGTGAACACGTTAAGATTGCTGCTAAATAA
- a CDS encoding YibE/F family protein gives MLKLFKNHEFVLVLVFAILTAVLCIIPTKFDDRIADNAVRCKAEVVEVNNSEIHQFGMVKTGTQLVSLKMVEGKFKDQIMKGTNELLGQMDKDKIFRVGDSALVVLSLSPEGDVIFVNPQDHYRIGKELVLVGLFTFLLLVFGGWTGAKALFSFLFTALAIWKLLIPGLLLGFDPVILTLAIVTALCAVIIFMVAGINKKGLVAFIGSFLGVLTSCLMAIYYTGDLHLQGAVMPFAETLLYSGFGHLDLTKIYIAAVFLACSGAVMDLAMDVSASLDEVVRIHPDITRLEALASGLRVGRAVVGTMTTTLLLAYSGGFITLLMAFMAQGVPLINTFNFVYVSAEVLKTIVGSFGLVTVAPFTAIVGSFIFTKFKK, from the coding sequence ATGCTAAAATTATTTAAAAATCATGAGTTTGTTCTAGTTCTGGTCTTTGCCATACTTACAGCTGTACTCTGCATAATTCCTACAAAATTTGATGATCGTATTGCTGATAATGCAGTTCGCTGTAAAGCAGAAGTTGTTGAAGTTAATAATTCTGAGATTCATCAATTCGGCATGGTTAAAACCGGAACACAATTAGTTTCTTTGAAGATGGTTGAAGGTAAATTTAAAGATCAGATCATGAAGGGAACAAATGAACTGCTTGGACAGATGGATAAAGATAAAATTTTTAGAGTCGGAGATTCTGCGCTGGTTGTTCTGTCGTTAAGTCCAGAAGGTGATGTTATATTTGTAAATCCTCAAGATCATTACAGGATTGGTAAAGAGCTTGTTCTGGTAGGGCTGTTTACATTTCTTTTGCTTGTTTTCGGCGGGTGGACCGGAGCTAAGGCATTGTTCTCTTTTCTTTTTACAGCTCTGGCTATTTGGAAACTTCTTATCCCGGGGCTTCTTTTAGGATTCGACCCGGTAATTTTGACGCTTGCAATCGTTACAGCTTTATGTGCGGTAATAATTTTCATGGTTGCAGGAATCAACAAAAAAGGGCTTGTCGCGTTTATCGGGTCATTTTTAGGAGTGCTTACCAGTTGCCTTATGGCAATATATTATACTGGAGATCTGCACCTGCAAGGTGCGGTGATGCCGTTTGCAGAAACTTTGCTTTATTCCGGATTCGGGCATCTTGATTTAACGAAGATTTATATTGCTGCGGTTTTTCTTGCTTGTTCCGGAGCTGTTATGGATCTGGCTATGGACGTGTCTGCCAGTTTGGATGAGGTTGTCAGAATCCATCCGGACATAACCCGCTTAGAAGCTCTTGCATCCGGTCTGCGTGTAGGAAGGGCTGTTGTAGGCACCATGACAACAACTTTGCTTCTTGCGTATTCAGGAGGGTTCATAACTCTTCTAATGGCCTTTATGGCGCAGGGAGTGCCGCTTATTAATACTTTCAACTTTGTTTATGTTTCAGCAGAGGTATTAAAAACAATCGTAGGCAGTTTCGGACTTGTTACCGTTGCGCCTTTTACTGCGATTGTAGGATCATTTATTTTTACAAAATTTAAAAAATAA